From Plasmodium coatneyi strain Hackeri chromosome 7, complete sequence:
AGTGATGATTAAATTATCTGCATTTTTAACAGCatcaaaatattttaaggaTATTTCGTGTTGGCTAGTCGAAACTTCATGGTGATATTTCTGCACGTGGATATTCAGGCTGTTAAGGATTCTACAAATTTGAAGCTTGATCATGTTGGAAGTATCATATGGGTCTGTGGCAAAATAgccgcatttttttttcaccttcttgCTGTCATCATTTGCTGGTACGTTGGCAGCGCATGTGGGGCTGCCTGCAGTACCATGATCTGCATTACCTGCGAAAGAGTAACCATTGAGACAATTTTTACAGGAAAAGGACTCCTTGTCGTAGACCTTCAAATAGCTGTCGTAATCGTCAAGGCTAAAATTCACCTTgtcgaaaatgaaaaactcaATTTCGTTCCCTATATATACTGTGTCCGCTATATTTGCCTTCTTGACAAAATTGCATGTCTTCTTCAAAATGGTTCGAGGACATTTGTAGTAGTCAAACCCGTTATACCTCTTAATGTCGCACAATACATTTAGCATGTTCCTTCCGTCACATTTTTCAATGAAGCATGTGGACACGTCCACCTTTATGTAGAAGTCGCTGACCTCTGCATCCGAGCATAGCTTTATGGAAGACCCGTCAAAGGGGAAGCCGTTCTCCAACTTGGCCAGGGAAATTTCCGGCACGTAGAAGAAGCACTTGAAGAACCCCCCCAGCAGGTTGCTAAGGATGCAGGCCAATATTTCCACGTCATTCTTCTCGTCCTGTATGAAGTCGAACAGCTCAGCTGCGCTGGAGAACTGCAGGGGTTCTTCTCGTGGGGGGGCAAAGGGGGAATAAAGTGAGACAAATGTGGGGTATATGTGTGGGTAATCATACGCATAATATGGTACTTAATAGAAgttatgcaatttttttttttttttttttttttttttccttactcATTTTAGAATAGTTAGTCATCTTCAATATGGGAGATTTAATCTTACGCAAATTCGCTTATAGGTCTGCCTTTTCCACAAATGGGATGCAACCCTCCCTTTGGTGTAACCCCTCGTGGTGAGTGTTCGTTCTGGGGCGGTCCTCTACCTCTGCTTGAGCAAGAACCCCCCGATCGGTATTTTGGccttatatgtgtatttcaCCAAACTGGCAACTCCCACGGGAGTGTGTAAGCAGCACGTGGAGTGTAAAAAATCgacaaaaaattgacaaattGTGAACAGAATAACGCAGATTGTTACCAACTTATTGCCAAATGGGagataaaaatattcccgtatctttgaaaaaaatatcctctGAAGTGTTTATGTTccagggggagaaaaaagtacCTCAAAAAAACTCGGCGGAAATTTTGCATGTGAAAGAGAAGCCCCGCCCGTCAAGGGAAAATGTGCAGCAGGGCAGAGTCACCGGGTGAGGCAAACTAGGGGAAATACACATCCTGCAAATACACACTCCGACAAATACACACTCCGACAAATACACACTCCTGCAAATACGCACCCACTCGGGGCATACGTTCACGTTCGATTCGGAGCCCATATATTTACACTCTGCAAGTGGAAGATAAAATCTATCAATTTTTGAATTTCCCACTTTTTAGGGGTAAGCAGAAAATGGGATGGCATCACCAAAAATGTAGCTCCTGATCCATACTCTCCGCAAAGGGCTGAATCTTTAAGTGGCCTCATATTTGTAGTGCAAAACGGGTTCATATAAAGGTGCACAGCTTGGAGGAACGAAAACAAAACGGATAAGAGGAGCCACACCCCAAAGTAAATGATCCAACGTTTTATGTGAAAGTCGCAACGATGTTCCCCTGCTTTGTGGGGAAATTCTACTAACCCcttagcaaaaaaagaaaaaatttattttagctttttccttcataacGCAGCAGCAACAAGGAGCGCATAGTATTCGTGGTGGCAAAACAGTACCATATTAAATGCAACTCTTTTTGAACGAACGAAACGCATGTACACCTCAGACGTGATGTGGATTACGAAGCGGGAGTTGGCCTGCTGTGCCAAGTTATGCACCCCGTTCTTGTGCGCATCCATTTTAGTGAGATCCTTTTCCTCACCGTAATGGTAGTCGCTCCATCATGGTTGCACGTGTTCCTGTTAGATAACCATAAACGTGGACACCCCCTTACGGAATGAATGCGTCACTACCCATCTGGTTGATTGGTACTGCGTCGCAATTTTTCAGGTGAAACAGGACATGAGTTGGTGCGTTCGATTGGTTCAGGAccggtgggaaaaaaaaggatggttAGGCGGCCGTGTCTCGGCGGCGAATCACTCAGTGGGGTGTAGTACAACTGGGTTCAATACAATAAAGAACAGCTCAGGGACCGCTATAGCGATGGTCTCTTACGTACATATGCGTGGGAATATAAGACACGTTATCAATATATGCAGATGCAGTTGCTCGTGGGGACGGGCAGGAGAAGTGATACCACTGCGAATGACCCCGTTGCGAAGGAAGTAATCTTATTACTCCTAAACAGTAGCGGGTCCACAACAGGGTCCTCCTCCCATTCGTCTACCCACCCCCGCATGCCTACGCGCAACGGTACAGGTACTATCCTCAGTTGGGCAGTTACTTGTTCGACAAGGCCAACACACCTGGAAGCTCCTTCCCTTCTAGTAGCTCAAGGGAAGCCCCTCCACCGGTGGACACGTGGCTAATTTCgctcttcttctgttgttgttctaCTAGAGAAGCCGTATCTCCTCCACCGACGATGGTTATGGCCCCCTTCTTCGTAGCTTCAATAACCAATTTTAGGCACTCAATACTACCCTTGGCAAAATTGGGCATCTCAAATACCCCCTGAGGTCCATTCCAAATAATCGTTTTGGAGCTTAAAATGACgtctttataattttcgaTACTTTTAGGTCCAGCATCAAGTCCCATCCAGTGGTCTTCAATACCTTCCTTCTCCGTGACAATTTTCGTGTTCGCATTATTGTCAAATTTGTCAGCTACTTTAAAATCTACAGGGAGGtaaatttgtacatttttcgcTTTTGCCTTCTCCATAATTTCATTCACAATTTTGCTACCAGCTTCATCAAAAAGGGAATCTCCAATTTTCATATTATTCAAGACGTATTTAAAAGTGTAAGCCATTCCACCACCAATTATCATTCTATCCACTTTGTCTAGAAGATTTTTTATTAGCTGAATTTTGTCTGATACTTTTGCTCCACCTAAAATGGCTAGTAGAGGTCTCTGTGGATTTTCCAAAGCTTTACTAAAATACtccaattcttttttcatcaaaAAACCAGATGCTTTTACATTCAATTTTATTCCAACCATACTGCTATGCGCTCGGTGAGCTGTTCCAAAAGCGtcattaataaaaatgtctCCTAATTTGGTTAACTGACTTTGGAACTTTTCTACGTCTTCTTTATTtgcctttattttatttccagCTGCATctactccttttccttcttcttccacatGGAATCTTAGATTTTCAAGCAGAATGACTGAATTGTCTTTGGCTTGGTTTATCTGTTTCTCTACGTCATCCCCTACACAGTCGTTTAGGAAAAGCACTTCCTCCCCGAGTAACTGCTTCAACGTTTCTGCAACGGGCTTTAAGGTGTACTTCAAATTCTTCGTTCCGTCGGGCCTTCCGCAATGAGAAATGAGGATAATCTTAGAcgctccttccttcttcaaatGGTGAATAGTCGGCAGGGTTGCCGTTATTCTGTTCGTGTCCTTTATTATTCCATTTTCAATTGGTACGTTGAAATCTACGCGCACCAGcaccttcttccccttgatGTCCTTCACGTCGGTGATGCTTAGCTTGTTTCCCAACATTGTTCAGtctgcgggggggaagaacgTCGTGTAGATGTCACCCAAAAGAGGATAGAGTTCGCTTTACTCATGACATAGTTCATCTGGGGGGGGAAAACTCCTCCTCGCGAGCGCAACCCCCCAGCAAAGCGAACTGTGCTTACCTTGCGTAGATTTAATATTTCCTCTGATAAATTATTGCTATATTTGAATATGCCGCAAAAACAGTGCGTACGAAATGTTTCGCAAAAGAATGTATTACTCAGTGGTACTAATACTTCTATATAACCTTGGCGTTATCCAAAAATGGGCGTCGAGAAAAAGTCACTTCTGCTttgtttgcaaaaataagaaaaatattttttttgcttgtaCCTTTTCAAGGTTAATTTTGCTGAATGggataaatatttttcctttttattaaattgaaaatgaaaaattgacgctattttttttgcgctcTGATGTAGGCGACGTTTGCCATGTGGAGAGTGGCACATGCTTTTTTCTCGCTGCCACGGATGGTACCGCACGGGCATacacaaaaagaaaggaaagaacccCCCCAAAATACCCAACCCAATTACCTCCCTATGCGTATTCCTGCGctaaatgcaaaaataagtGCACAGCGTCGACGAGCCAGCCACCCCACCGTGCCGACACGCATTTTATGCAGCCATGTGGCACGCACTATGTAGCGTGTCCCCCTCTCTGCTAAATAAATGCACCATAGGAGAAGGAACACCATATAGAAGCCACTTCCATTTTATTGCCCCCTCCAATGCACAAGTGGATTGTGCCAAGCATAGCTAATCAAAGGGAGCCACCATCAGGGGTACGAACAGTGGTGGGTTAcacttccttaaaaaaaaaagaaaaaaaaaaacggtcaTCATTTGGATGCGCCTGAGGGAGGGAGCGCATGGTGGGGAGCTAAGAACTCCTCTATAGTACACCATAGTTCATTTTACTATACGTTATACTGTACGTGCTTCTTACATTCGCCCCGCGCTAGGTGGCAAGAAGCCTAGGCACCCATTCGCAAGTACagctatacatatatgaagggctcaaaaaaaaaaaaaaaaaaaaaaggaaactccctgattctttttttttcctcttgcGGTAAGTGAAAGAATagagtaataaaaaaaaaaaaaaaaaaagaatcccGGATGTCTAAAGTTTGTATTCCACATGGACGTTGTGCTGTTCCTTCAGGTAGTAGCTGTATAGGCAAAAGAGGTGGTGAGTAATAAATGGGGCAAAatatttgcacaaaaaagaaggcgaAGAAATGTACGGCTCTCCGCGTTGCCCACTTGCTCACATTATTTCCTCCCTGATTGTTTTCGCAAAGGCCAAATGGGCACCCCTTCCATGGGCGTAGAAAAGATGGATGTGCCTTTATCGTACACACTGAGGGATGGACTTACCAAATTGGCCTGGCCACGCTCATAAACTTAAGGAGCATTTCGTTGTACTCCTCCGTCTCATCACTCTTTATAGTGACGGCGCCACCGGCCCCGATGGAGATCTGCCAAGGGGggatcagaaaaaaaaaaaaaaaaaaaaaaaaaaaaaaatatattcatttgaATGTCAAACTGGTCACAGTAAAATGGTGTGTGCAGTTTTGGACACTTATTCACGCCTATCGCCTTACCACGTTGTTCTGCGCCACGGCCGTTCGAATGACGATGTTAAGGATAAAATTGCCCTGCACGGAGATGAACCCAATGGAACCGGAGTAAACGCCCCGGGGGGCCTTTTCGATGCTGCACGGGGTGGGGGGAAAGTGTGCTGTGGTGTGGCCGGGAACGGGGTGAAAATATAGAGACACAAACTCGCAATGTACGATATGCGACACTTGCACAACCGCTTTATTGTTCAACCGCACCTTTGCAAAAGCGAGATAGATATGGGCTTGGGCGCGCCCGTCATGGAACCGCCTGGAAAAACATTGACAATGGCATCCGCAAAGCTTTTTCCAGAGGGAAGCTTTCCACGTATTTCGGAAACCATTTGGTGGAGATAAGCGTAGCTTTCAATGTGAAACAATTGGCTGACCCGAACGGTATCCGTTTGGCAAATCCTGTGAAAGTCGTTGGTGGTGAGATCTACAATCATAAGATTTTCGGCTCTGTCTTTTTTACTATTGAGCAGTTgctctttcatttttgcatcctcttcatctgtttttcctctccttatGGTTCCTTTGATTGGTTTGCTAAAGAGGATGTCCTCCTTATCCTTTCGTAGGAATTCCTCCGGACTGAAACACATGACTGTGAATTCCAGTTGTGCATCAATCACGGGGTTGGTACTTACTTCAGGGGGTACTGACTCAGGGTGGAGTTCTCTCCAGTAGTGAATGTAACAACTGTAGGAAACTTTATTAACATCCCTTATGTGCAGGTACATGTTTAGAAAATCTACAGAGGGTGCATTACCATCCGACACGGAATAATACCCCCGAAATTGGGTCGTTAAGCAAAGTTCGTACGAATGCCCCTTTTCAATGTACTCTTTGCACCGTTTTACATTCTCCATATATTCGTCTTTACCTACCAgcggagaaaaaacaattttgttCTCATTTGCTTTGTCCGTGTTTGGTAACTGCTCATGGGGTGGGGAACACTCCGGGGGGATGCACACAGAGGGAACCTTATCATGCTGATAGTTTTCCCGTTTTGTCTGAACAATTCTCACAATCTTTTGGATGGATCTGTCATTCCATCTGGCATTGTACTGAAGTATGTCCTGCACATCTTGGCCGCTCCACAACGGGGGGGAGTGTCCCAACGGAGACTTCAAATAGGCCTCCTCCGGTTCGACAGAAATTAAGTAAATATTATTACTGACCAAATCGAGAGAGATAAAATTctgagggaaaataaaaagagaaataggGATAGAATTCTTCGAGTCCCTACCCTCGGCAtgatttttccacttttttttatacaaaaatttcATCGTCTCGTAATTATATTCGTATGTGAAGAAGCCAAAGTAGCCCCAAAGGCAGGAGTCCTTATGCTTCACGAATTGGTCTTCTTCGATTGCCCC
This genomic window contains:
- a CDS encoding Phosphoglycerate kinase yields the protein MTNYSKMKPLQFSSAAELFDFIQDEKNDVEILACILSNLLGGFFKCFFYVPEISLAKLENGFPFDGSSIKLCSDAEVSDFYIKVDVSTCFIEKCDGRNMLNVLCDIKRYNGFDYYKCPRTILKKTCNFVKKANIADTVYIGNEIEFFIFDKVNFSLDDYDSYLKVYDKESFSCKNCLNGYSFAGNADHGTAGSPTCAANVPANDDSKKVKKKCGYFATDPYDTSNMIKLQICRILNSLNIHVQKYHHEVSTSQHEISLKYFDAVKNADNLIITKQVIKSVVHNFNRTATFMPKPLASDNGSGLHCNISLWKNNKNIFFADDASTFFLSKEAFYFMNGIIRHAKALQAFCNSTVNSYKRLVPGFETCQKLFYSFGSRNAVIRLCMINYDNPNEKRIEFRLPDYANSPHLVLAAIILAGYDGIKTKEQPLVPFESKDNNFFISSIFSNYVENTQNFKTLTHALEGYETIHDVKKNPEFVDFFTCKEPESICFSLEESLDALEKDHAFLTRDGIFTEEVIQEYIKFKRDEIAAYKRKITPYDYYLYYDC
- a CDS encoding Phosphoglycerate kinase, whose amino-acid sequence is MVGIKLNVKASGFLMKKELEYFSKALENPQRPLLAILGGAKVSDKIQLIKNLLDKVDRMIIGGGMAYTFKYVLNNMKIGDSLFDEAGSKIVNEIMEKAKAKNVQIYLPVDFKVADKFDNNANTKIVTEKEGIEDHWMGLDAGPKSIENYKDVILSSKTIIWNGPQGVFEMPNFAKGSIECLKLVIEATKKGAITIVGGGDTASLVEQQQKKSEISHVSTGGGASLELLEGKELPGVLALSNK